In one window of Spartinivicinus marinus DNA:
- a CDS encoding glycosyltransferase family 4 protein, which translates to MKILITAGYFPPYCPASASRVNKLAKYLVDQGHDVRVLSPKDSRFPETLKAEIPQDQIFYTHYTDINDIPVRFKKAFRSIVSQKNKSTNKEVKQEQPATPLKTTSQPAVIKKESFISWLYRALTNIPDNSVGWYYHAIKAGRTLFKQWRPDIIFATAPPFTSLLVGSRLARIAGIPWVADYRDLWSDHGYYDSGYLRRMVDILLEKYMLSNCKGLVTVTESWTDLLRKKRNKPVICVMNGFDPEDFYLNDEKSDGNENLLVEEKITILYAGHLYGQKRDPSLLFEAIGGLADKAKNFKIIFYTENGLDDFNASQKKLVAKYQLENVIEFNTYIPQKELHKVQQQVDILLLLRWNDPREDSVIAGKLFEYIGANKPILSVGSITGEAADIIRDNDFGCVSCDPDEIGHFLLQKFQEKQSKIPLKLNDNSRNNFKRVEQFSKLEKFLSDISQNKNMPFKSSVNISSQ; encoded by the coding sequence GTGAAAATATTAATTACTGCAGGTTATTTTCCTCCTTATTGTCCAGCGTCGGCAAGCCGGGTTAATAAGCTTGCGAAATATTTAGTAGATCAAGGTCATGATGTCAGGGTTTTATCGCCTAAAGATTCTCGCTTTCCAGAAACGTTAAAGGCAGAGATTCCCCAGGATCAAATATTTTATACTCACTATACAGATATCAATGACATTCCTGTTCGTTTTAAAAAAGCTTTTCGGTCAATAGTTTCCCAAAAAAATAAGTCGACAAATAAAGAGGTAAAACAAGAGCAGCCAGCAACCCCTTTAAAAACCACATCACAACCAGCAGTAATCAAAAAAGAATCTTTTATTAGCTGGCTTTATCGTGCCCTGACGAATATTCCGGATAACTCTGTAGGGTGGTATTACCATGCCATTAAAGCTGGGAGAACGCTTTTTAAACAATGGCGTCCAGATATTATTTTTGCAACAGCTCCACCATTTACTTCCTTATTAGTTGGATCTCGTCTTGCGCGTATAGCTGGCATACCCTGGGTGGCAGACTATCGTGACCTGTGGTCAGATCATGGTTATTATGATAGCGGCTATTTGCGTAGAATGGTCGACATACTACTCGAGAAGTATATGTTAAGTAACTGTAAAGGCCTGGTTACAGTTACAGAGAGTTGGACTGATCTTTTAAGGAAGAAAAGAAATAAACCTGTTATTTGTGTGATGAATGGATTTGATCCAGAAGACTTTTATTTGAATGATGAAAAGTCTGATGGAAATGAAAACTTATTAGTAGAAGAAAAAATTACAATTCTATATGCAGGCCATTTATATGGTCAAAAACGAGATCCTTCTTTGTTGTTTGAAGCGATAGGGGGCTTAGCAGACAAGGCAAAAAATTTTAAGATTATCTTTTATACTGAAAATGGTTTGGATGATTTTAACGCAAGTCAGAAGAAACTTGTTGCAAAATACCAACTTGAAAATGTAATAGAATTTAACACCTATATTCCTCAAAAAGAGTTGCATAAAGTTCAGCAACAGGTCGATATTTTACTGTTGCTACGCTGGAATGACCCTCGAGAAGATAGTGTAATTGCAGGTAAGCTGTTTGAATATATAGGTGCAAATAAGCCAATTCTATCGGTGGGGAGTATCACAGGTGAAGCAGCAGATATTATTAGAGATAATGACTTTGGTTGTGTATCTTGTGATCCTGATGAAATAGGACACTTTTTGTTACAAAAATTTCAGGAAAAGCAGAGTAAAATCCCTCTAAAGCTAAATGATAACAGTCGTAATAATTTTAAAAGAGTTGAACAGTTTTCTAAACTGGAAAAGTTTTTGAGTGATATTTCACAAAATAAGAACATGCCTTTTAAAAGTAGTGTGAATATTAGTAGCCAGTAA